The nucleotide window TAAACAAAGGAGATTATGAGAGTTGGGTTGTAATAATAGATCACAGACTAACTAGATACATCAAGACAAGTCCACAGGGTTGGTTGGTTCTGTTCACTTTTGGAttgaaacctgaaaagctagAATCTTTTGTAGCAACGATGGGTTGCagaatccaaacacacttttgTTAGGATCACAGTGGCCATCCCTTGTTCTTCTGGTTTGTTTCTTAGCATGTTGTTGGTGGCAGACTGAGATAAGCAGGCCCTCAATGATTGAAAATGGGGGGAGGGTTTCTTGTCTCCCAAACTTCCAGTTTCCACATGTTCGGTTCTTCTGCGAGCAGGAGATGCTATAAATTGGTTTCTCAACATACACAATTTACCTAACCTTAATTGCCATCAGAGACGCTAAAATAGTTGTTAGTAGTTTTTTCCAATGGATTCACACACATCCGGCTATTACTTAAACCCTTCAACTCTTCACCCTTATCATTTCCAGACCAAAAATGAAGATGGGTTTATTGATCTTGGACTTAGTTTAAGAACTCTGCAGCCTCAAGTTTATCGTTCATCGGGACAGTGTATGCCCTTTATTCCCCTTCTGTTCTTAAAACCATTGTGGGATgccatttatttttgttatgttttaaCTGAAATTGGTATTTGTTTTAGTGTTAAGCCTGGAGGGATATGGTGGAGTGGTAGACTGGCCGCAGGATGATTCACAGCAAAAAGAGTTCAATAATGGATATCCAAGAAGCATAGCGGACGATTGCAACGACGAGACAGAAGGAGTTCAGAGCAAGGAGAGGTGGGCTTATGTGAAAGTCAACATGGATGGGGTTGTAGTTGGGAGGAAAGTCTGCATGGTTGATCATGGAAGTTACTCAAGCCTTGTGCATCAACTAGAAGAGATGTTTGGTAAGTAGAACTAAATATTTTAGCAGCTTTAGATTTTTTCTTGCTAAAAATTAACTAACATGGTCAAGGTAAAAACTGGATCAGGAACACAATCTATATCAGGGTTAAGGTTGTTCCATGCCGGTTCCGAGTTTTCATTGGTTTATAAGGACAGAGAGGAGAATTGGAAGAATGTTGGTGATGTTCCATGGAAGTATGTTCTTTCATTGTTATTTTCTTTCACATATGAATTCTCTTGTAATAGTGGAGCAGACAGTCATATTCTGATTGTCATTTTGGTATCTGACAGGGAGTTTGTAGAGCGTGTGACTCGACTATGGATTGCTCGAAAAACTGAAGCTAGCTCATCTTAGTTCTCCCCTGAATCAGATTCAATTTGCCTAAATGGAGCTCATTATCTGTACTGTTTCAGATTTGGTATTAGATAGAAGCAAAACTATGAGCCTAAATAGTTTAGATGCAGAGAaaatgaaagctaaaatggGCAGAGATTACGATCTTTATTAGTGTTGTTCATTCAGCTGAATTTGCAATAAGAGAGAATTCTGTTTCAGTCAAAAATATAAGCTGCATAAGCAACTAGTActtttacttttgaaattgtGTTTTGTGGTAAATTTTCTCTCGGGTCGATATGCACGCGTCCATAGAAGTTTCTCATCTGACGATATGATAAATTGGATTAAAACCCAATACCCACAAGAATATTACTTTTCAATGAGAATTAAGGTCATGATTTTCCGAATTCATACGATTTGGACCAAATCATACGATTTGGACCAAAGAAATTTAACAAGTAAACTCTCACTCAAATGATCCATCATTGGTTTCTCTATATTGAGAAAGAACCACTATAACTAGCCATCATAACCAAAGAAAATTGGGTATATATACATGTCAATTTCAACCAATCCAAGTCTCATAGATTAGGAGTCTTTGATTGGTATACCCCACTTCCCCTACATTCACGCCACTTGATTGGGCATCCACTCTTTTTCCTTTTGGTACCAGACAGTTGGAAATCATTGCCAACAATCAGTCATCTTTAGAAAGtaaaacaagaataagaaagaaaaacaaacggACGGTAGGTTGTCTTGCAAAATTTATCCTACTTTTCTACTCTTTTACAGTTCTACTCCCCTCTCTTTTCATCTGTGatgattgtaaaaaaaaaaagtaatttgaTCTTCTAgtcattgtttatttgattattaCTAGC belongs to Tripterygium wilfordii isolate XIE 37 chromosome 2, ASM1340144v1, whole genome shotgun sequence and includes:
- the LOC119981475 gene encoding auxin-responsive protein IAA32 — encoded protein: MDSHTSGYYLNPSTLHPYHFQTKNEDGFIDLGLSLRTLQPQVYRSSGQLLSLEGYGGVVDWPQDDSQQKEFNNGYPRSIADDCNDETEGVQSKERWAYVKVNMDGVVVGRKVCMVDHGSYSSLVHQLEEMFGTQSISGLRLFHAGSEFSLVYKDREENWKNVGDVPWKEFVERVTRLWIARKTEASSS